The following proteins are encoded in a genomic region of Flammeovirga pectinis:
- a CDS encoding sugar 3,4-ketoisomerase, which translates to MRQSNLDSCKIVSLPKIPDRRGNLSFFETDNQIPFKIERTYWIYDVPGGEIRGGHAYKKQNEFIIALSGSLDVIIEVAHTIKKISLNRSYEGLFIPSGIWRHMENFSTNSLALVVSDTEYDAEDYIRDKNIFYNFCDENAK; encoded by the coding sequence ATGAGACAATCAAACTTAGATAGCTGTAAAATAGTATCCTTACCCAAAATTCCAGATAGAAGAGGAAATCTATCATTTTTTGAAACTGATAATCAAATACCTTTTAAAATAGAAAGAACTTATTGGATATATGATGTTCCAGGAGGTGAAATTCGTGGAGGGCATGCCTATAAAAAACAAAATGAATTTATAATAGCATTGTCAGGGAGTCTTGATGTTATTATAGAGGTTGCTCATACTATAAAAAAAATATCTTTAAATAGGTCATATGAAGGTTTATTTATACCAAGTGGGATTTGGCGCCATATGGAAAACTTTTCAACAAATAGTTTAGCGCTAGTTGTATCTGATACTGAATATGATGCAGAAGATTATATTAGAGATAAAAATATTTTTTACAATTTTTGTGATGAAAATGCAAAATAA
- a CDS encoding sugar 3,4-ketoisomerase — protein MKMQNKSVYDCSLIELPKIENRAGNITPINNNIEVPFSVQRVFYLYDIPGGESRGAHSHKECHQFLVAASGAFEVQLDDGRTKRNVLLNRANYGLHIPPGIWASEVNFSSGSICLVLASHKYDEDDYIRDYKLYLNERTNK, from the coding sequence ATGAAAATGCAAAATAAATCAGTTTACGATTGTTCTCTCATAGAGCTTCCTAAGATAGAAAATAGAGCTGGTAATATTACACCAATAAATAATAATATTGAAGTTCCATTTTCAGTACAGCGAGTTTTTTATCTTTATGACATTCCTGGAGGTGAATCAAGAGGTGCTCATTCTCATAAAGAATGTCATCAGTTTTTAGTTGCTGCAAGCGGTGCATTTGAAGTACAATTAGATGATGGAAGAACTAAAAGAAATGTACTCTTGAATAGAGCAAATTATGGTTTACATATTCCACCTGGAATATGGGCTTCTGAGGTGAATTTTTCTTCTGGATCAATTTGTTTGGTTTTAGCAAGTCACAAATACGATGAAGATGACTATATAAGAGATTATAAATTATATTTAAATGAAAGAACAAATAAGTAA
- a CDS encoding phosphopantetheine-binding protein, with product MKEQISNIINEICDDKGYAKVDVDHHDFEQLKLREDIGFDSFDLATLTVLIEDEFDIDIFEDGIVNTLGEIVQKLK from the coding sequence ATGAAAGAACAAATAAGTAATATCATTAATGAAATATGTGATGATAAAGGATATGCTAAAGTTGATGTTGATCACCATGACTTTGAGCAATTAAAATTAAGAGAGGATATCGGTTTTGATAGCTTTGATTTAGCTACTCTTACTGTATTAATAGAAGATGAATTTGATATTGATATATTTGAGGATGGTATTGTTAATACACTTGGTGAAATCGTGCAGAAGTTAAAATGA
- a CDS encoding AMP-binding protein — MNLIISKGEKLSFDNLLNIIECQKECQSIIVFSSSVEFYSKLIVNFINDINTIIVDNSTIINEQNLEVRICENIFYGQKNIKNIKGLVKSSDSSIGLFTSGTTGKPKLIEHKVSKFFHAVRKQNSRNDVWALLYNPSHVAGLQVFFQAYLNDILLVDLYKSSKVEFIKASQNYNITHISATPTYYKLLAPYDFYLKNIKRCTLGGEKSNMNLVNNLKKVFPNAKINNIYASTEAGSLFISKNDTFKILEEVKSKVKFINNEIVLHHSIIGNFNKEEWFYTGDIVEFTNNKETEFKIVSRNNEIINIGGIRVNLLEVEEKILNFDFVKQTRVYKKENSVLGYILCCDLILNQIIKKSDIKKIFRTKLLEQEIPIKINIVEEITLTNSGKIKRN; from the coding sequence ATGAATTTAATAATTTCTAAAGGTGAAAAATTATCTTTTGATAATTTACTTAACATAATAGAATGTCAAAAAGAATGTCAATCTATTATTGTTTTTAGCAGCAGTGTTGAATTTTACTCTAAATTAATAGTTAATTTTATTAATGATATTAATACTATTATTGTAGATAATTCGACAATAATAAATGAACAAAATTTAGAAGTTAGAATATGTGAAAATATTTTTTATGGTCAAAAAAACATAAAAAATATTAAAGGTTTAGTTAAATCATCAGACTCAAGTATTGGTCTTTTTACTTCTGGAACAACAGGTAAACCTAAGCTTATTGAACATAAAGTCTCTAAATTTTTTCATGCTGTTAGAAAACAAAATTCTAGAAACGATGTTTGGGCTTTACTTTATAATCCTAGCCATGTAGCAGGATTACAAGTTTTTTTTCAAGCCTACTTAAACGATATTCTATTAGTGGACTTATATAAGTCAAGCAAAGTGGAATTTATTAAAGCATCTCAAAATTATAATATTACACATATTTCAGCTACACCAACATATTATAAATTACTTGCTCCTTATGATTTTTATTTAAAAAATATTAAACGATGTACTCTTGGAGGTGAAAAAAGTAATATGAACCTTGTGAATAACCTTAAAAAAGTTTTCCCTAATGCAAAAATAAATAATATTTATGCTTCAACTGAGGCTGGTTCTCTTTTTATTTCTAAAAATGATACATTTAAAATACTTGAAGAGGTAAAAAGTAAAGTAAAATTTATAAATAATGAAATTGTATTACATCATTCCATAATAGGAAACTTCAATAAAGAAGAATGGTTTTATACAGGTGATATTGTTGAGTTTACAAATAATAAAGAAACTGAATTTAAAATCGTTTCACGAAATAATGAAATAATAAACATTGGTGGGATTCGTGTTAATTTATTAGAAGTAGAAGAGAAAATTTTGAATTTTGACTTTGTTAAACAAACAAGGGTCTACAAAAAAGAAAATAGTGTGTTAGGGTATATTTTGTGTTGTGATCTTATTTTAAATCAAATTATTAAAAAAAGTGATATAAAAAAAATATTCAGAACAAAACTACTCGAGCAAGAAATTCCTATTAAAATTAATATTGTAGAAGAAATTACTTTAACAAATAGTGGTAAAATTAAAAGAAACTAA
- a CDS encoding SDR family oxidoreductase, whose amino-acid sequence MNVLITGVSKGLGLNIAEKLLSDGYSIYGISRTKSKEVEKLLLEYPSNFHFKSYDLSDGKNIKNELFGQWLRKIPLNAFINNAAMAYDDIITNLNIDKLEFMYKVNVFSPMLITKFVLRNMLLHKNISGSIIHISSISAHTGYKGLSMYASTKSALEGFSKNTAREWGELGVRSNCIVSGFMDTEMSSTLTDDQKNRIYKRTSLKKPVDPNSISNMISFLISDEAKSITGQNLFIDSGTI is encoded by the coding sequence ATGAATGTTTTAATTACTGGAGTTTCTAAAGGACTAGGACTTAATATTGCAGAAAAATTATTAAGTGATGGATATAGTATTTATGGTATTAGTCGTACTAAATCCAAAGAAGTCGAAAAATTATTATTAGAATATCCCTCTAATTTTCACTTTAAATCTTATGACTTAAGCGATGGTAAAAATATAAAGAATGAATTATTTGGACAATGGTTGAGAAAAATACCTTTAAATGCATTTATAAATAATGCAGCTATGGCGTACGATGATATTATCACTAACCTAAATATTGATAAACTTGAATTTATGTACAAAGTTAATGTTTTTTCTCCTATGCTTATTACAAAATTTGTGTTAAGAAATATGCTTCTACATAAGAATATAAGTGGTTCAATAATTCATATTTCATCAATTAGTGCTCATACAGGTTATAAAGGCCTTTCAATGTATGCTTCAACAAAGTCAGCACTTGAAGGGTTCTCTAAAAATACAGCTCGTGAATGGGGGGAGTTAGGGGTTAGATCAAATTGTATTGTATCTGGATTTATGGATACTGAAATGAGTAGTACTCTGACAGATGACCAGAAAAATAGAATTTATAAAAGAACTTCTTTAAAAAAACCTGTTGATCCAAATTCTATTAGTAATATGATAAGCTTTTTAATTAGTGATGAAGCCAAAAGCATTACAGGTCAAAATTTATTTATTGATTCAGGAACAATTTAA
- a CDS encoding N-acetyltransferase, producing the protein MKFNNKNVTIHNDVKIGSNVEIGDNTTIYPNVIIGDNTIIANDCVIGEPINDYYRKRLEYVNPPTKIGSDSLIRSHTIIYCNSEFGNHLTTGHRVTIREKTIIGNHSSVGSYCDIQGDCVIGNYSRLHSYVNVGQKAKIGSFVFIYPYVTITNDLTPPSRPLKGVFIGDYTQIGTNSTLLSTSKINQSCLVAAGSIVFGEYENDSFISGNPAKRVGKLSKMPFFNDKGNRNYPWQKHFSEGLPWAEIGFEDWSKLQNDD; encoded by the coding sequence ATGAAATTTAATAATAAAAATGTTACAATTCATAATGATGTTAAAATTGGGAGTAACGTTGAAATTGGAGATAATACAACAATATACCCAAATGTAATTATTGGAGATAATACTATCATTGCTAATGATTGTGTAATAGGAGAACCTATCAATGATTATTATCGAAAAAGATTAGAATATGTTAACCCTCCTACTAAAATTGGATCAGATTCTTTAATTCGATCACATACCATAATATACTGTAACTCCGAATTTGGAAATCATTTAACAACTGGTCATAGAGTGACAATTAGAGAAAAAACGATAATTGGGAATCATTCAAGTGTCGGTTCTTATTGTGATATACAGGGTGATTGCGTTATTGGGAATTATTCTAGACTTCATAGTTATGTAAATGTTGGTCAAAAAGCCAAAATAGGATCATTTGTTTTTATCTACCCATATGTAACTATAACTAATGATTTAACTCCGCCTTCAAGACCATTGAAGGGGGTGTTTATAGGTGATTATACTCAAATAGGTACTAACTCAACACTACTTTCAACTTCTAAAATAAATCAGAGTTGTCTAGTAGCTGCAGGAAGTATTGTTTTTGGAGAATATGAAAATGATAGTTTCATTAGTGGAAATCCAGCTAAAAGAGTTGGGAAATTAAGTAAGATGCCATTTTTTAATGATAAAGGTAATAGAAATTATCCATGGCAAAAACATTTTTCTGAAGGGTTGCCTTGGGCTGAAATAGGTTTTGAAGATTGGAGTAAACTACAAAATGATGATTAA
- a CDS encoding DegT/DnrJ/EryC1/StrS family aminotransferase, translated as MMIKFLDLKTINKEYSEELKQAANKVIESGWYLLGEELNKFETSYSSFCKTKYCLGVANGLDALRLIFKAYIELGIFKEGDEIIVPANTYIASILAITDNNLKPVFVEPNVNTYNLDSRLIEEKITSKTKGILTVHLYGQISVDEKMLAICKKYRLKLIEDGAQSHGAEYKDKISGGIGDAGAHSFYPGKNLGALGDAGAVTTNDSALADCINALRNYGSHVKYENKYKGYNSRLDEIQAAFLNVKLKYIHDDIKARREIANFYLKNIENHKIATPQLLQGEGHVWHLFVISVKNREALKEYLLEKGIQTLIHYPIPPQKQQCYTEYHHLTLPKTEEIHKTVVSLPLYKGLTKKEQLYIVETLNDF; from the coding sequence ATGATGATTAAATTCTTAGATCTTAAAACAATAAATAAAGAGTATTCTGAAGAACTAAAACAAGCTGCAAATAAAGTAATTGAAAGCGGTTGGTATCTTTTAGGAGAAGAATTAAATAAGTTTGAAACGAGCTATTCTTCATTTTGTAAAACAAAATATTGTTTGGGAGTAGCGAACGGTTTGGATGCTTTAAGGTTAATTTTTAAAGCCTATATTGAACTGGGAATATTCAAGGAAGGAGATGAGATTATTGTTCCAGCAAATACCTATATCGCTTCTATTTTAGCCATAACAGATAACAATTTAAAACCTGTTTTTGTTGAGCCAAATGTAAATACCTATAACTTAGACAGTAGGTTAATTGAAGAAAAAATAACTTCAAAAACGAAAGGGATTTTGACTGTGCATTTATATGGTCAAATTTCAGTTGATGAAAAAATGCTAGCTATTTGTAAAAAATATCGACTTAAGTTAATAGAAGATGGGGCGCAATCGCATGGAGCTGAATATAAAGATAAAATATCTGGAGGTATTGGTGATGCTGGAGCTCATAGTTTTTACCCTGGTAAAAATCTTGGAGCATTAGGAGATGCAGGAGCAGTGACTACAAATGATTCAGCATTAGCAGATTGTATTAATGCTTTAAGGAATTATGGTTCACATGTTAAATATGAAAATAAATATAAAGGATATAATTCACGATTAGACGAAATACAAGCCGCATTTTTAAATGTGAAATTGAAATATATTCATGATGATATTAAAGCAAGAAGGGAAATAGCAAATTTCTATTTAAAGAATATTGAGAACCATAAAATAGCTACTCCACAATTGTTACAAGGTGAAGGTCATGTGTGGCATTTATTTGTAATATCAGTTAAGAATAGAGAAGCATTGAAAGAGTATCTATTAGAAAAAGGAATACAAACTTTAATTCATTACCCTATTCCTCCACAAAAACAACAGTGTTACACAGAGTATCATCATTTAACATTACCTAAAACAGAAGAAATACATAAAACAGTAGTGAGTTTACCACTATACAAAGGTCTAACAAAAAAAGAACAACTATATATTGTAGAAACTTTAAATGATTTTTAG
- a CDS encoding glycosyltransferase, whose product MTTTPLVSIIALCYNQEKFIEETLNSIKDQTYQNIQLIIADDCSSDTSVEVIKKWISTNNYDCEFIIHQENRGICKTLNEALLKVKGEFYHAIACDDIMLKDKIKVQTEILSKSDNNVAMVYSDAYLIDDNGNQYDSRFIQRHRPRLLNFPSGNIFVDLAESNFIPAMGNLIKTKCVRKIGGYDERLTYEDYDMWLRISKKYEIVYSDYVSVKYRLHSNNMHRSKLFNINRTLNNIRIYKKHLNNEVIYSKFMDCLESVYLRNDFDNAITFIPLLKKNDKVLKVFIKYKLPSFIYRLINFIKNRLNVIK is encoded by the coding sequence ATGACAACCACCCCTTTAGTATCTATTATAGCATTATGTTATAATCAAGAGAAATTCATTGAAGAGACTTTAAATAGTATAAAAGATCAAACTTACCAGAATATACAATTAATTATTGCTGATGATTGCTCATCTGACACTTCCGTAGAGGTAATTAAGAAGTGGATATCAACTAATAATTATGATTGTGAGTTTATTATACACCAAGAAAATAGGGGGATTTGCAAGACTCTCAATGAAGCATTATTAAAAGTTAAAGGAGAGTTTTATCATGCAATAGCATGTGATGATATAATGCTTAAAGATAAAATTAAGGTGCAAACAGAGATTTTATCTAAAAGTGATAATAATGTTGCAATGGTCTATTCAGATGCTTATTTAATAGATGATAATGGTAATCAATATGATTCGCGATTTATTCAAAGGCATCGACCAAGGTTACTGAATTTTCCATCAGGAAATATTTTTGTAGACTTAGCGGAGTCGAATTTTATACCTGCTATGGGAAATCTAATAAAAACAAAATGTGTTAGAAAAATTGGTGGATACGATGAAAGGTTAACTTATGAAGATTATGATATGTGGCTTCGTATTTCGAAAAAATATGAAATTGTATATTCTGATTATGTATCTGTAAAATATAGATTACATTCAAATAATATGCATAGATCTAAACTATTTAATATAAATAGGACTCTAAATAATATTAGAATATATAAAAAACATCTTAATAATGAGGTAATATACTCTAAGTTTATGGATTGTTTAGAAAGTGTTTATTTACGTAATGATTTTGATAATGCAATTACTTTTATCCCTTTACTAAAAAAGAATGATAAAGTATTAAAAGTATTTATTAAGTATAAGTTGCCTTCTTTTATTTATAGATTAATAAATTTCATTAAAAATAGGCTTAATGTTATCAAATAA
- a CDS encoding acyltransferase family protein: protein MLSNNSLNPIRHLLAAFVIITHSYPLLGLPEEDILFQLTNGQLSFSTFAVNAFFAISGYLIFKSLDRSDSIIDYMKKRCLRIFPALWVMLLVTVLITTPFFYESSIEEYYQDKSMWSYFIYNTVLYTHYRIDGVFTHNPMVSLNGSLWTIPYEFLWYILIIPTSIVLKKYLKYILLGVFVLFFLLTNHYQLDNTIVHVSLYQLCRLGTYFCGDMLIYQFGIEKYSIKYRYITFLGMVLLNVFSIYEYCQYIIVPFFILGFGLSKDFSALNFKGDYSYGIYLYGFFVQQMFVALFPSITVFNLALLSIVVSFVFAYFSWHIFEEKVLRLKNKKIQIWNFQL from the coding sequence ATGTTATCAAATAATAGTTTAAATCCAATTCGTCATTTGCTTGCTGCATTTGTAATCATTACTCACTCATATCCTTTATTAGGTTTGCCAGAGGAAGATATTTTATTTCAACTAACAAATGGACAGTTATCTTTTTCTACATTTGCTGTTAATGCTTTTTTCGCTATATCGGGATACTTAATTTTTAAATCATTAGATAGATCCGATTCTATTATTGATTATATGAAGAAAAGGTGTCTTCGGATATTCCCTGCATTATGGGTAATGTTATTAGTAACTGTCTTAATAACAACTCCTTTTTTTTATGAATCTTCAATTGAAGAGTATTACCAAGATAAAAGTATGTGGAGTTATTTTATATATAATACTGTTTTATATACTCATTACCGTATTGATGGAGTATTTACTCATAATCCAATGGTATCTTTGAATGGTAGCTTATGGACAATTCCGTATGAATTTTTATGGTATATTCTAATAATACCAACTTCTATAGTACTTAAAAAGTACTTGAAATATATCTTATTAGGAGTATTTGTACTATTTTTTCTATTAACAAATCATTATCAGCTAGACAATACAATTGTACATGTTTCTTTATATCAATTATGTAGATTAGGAACCTATTTTTGTGGAGATATGTTAATCTATCAATTTGGAATAGAGAAATATAGTATAAAATATAGATATATAACTTTTTTAGGAATGGTATTATTGAATGTATTTTCAATTTATGAGTACTGTCAATATATAATTGTTCCTTTTTTTATTTTAGGCTTTGGTTTATCTAAGGATTTTAGTGCTTTAAATTTCAAAGGAGATTATTCTTATGGAATATATTTATATGGTTTTTTTGTGCAACAAATGTTTGTTGCACTATTTCCATCAATCACAGTTTTCAATTTAGCATTATTGAGTATCGTAGTGTCATTTGTCTTTGCTTATTTTTCATGGCATATTTTTGAGGAGAAAGTATTGAGACTTAAGAATAAAAAAATACAAATATGGAACTTTCAATTATAA
- a CDS encoding glycosyltransferase family 2 protein, producing the protein MELSIIIINYNTFELTCQCIDSIYKETKGVTFEIILVDNASKECDPKLFSDKYPDIKLIENKVNQGFGRANNKGMELAKGNFFLLLNSDTIIINNVVNKGVHYLNQDKKNGVYSCHQINDISSIKEPEYSFFFKDFSLFYLLKNIPFIQIIYSKYLNKSSKQFSKGINKVNNVSGAFMLLKHEVFEKTKGFDPDFFLYSEETEWCTLRINKKWNILFSTEEKFIHLEGKSGVKDFTLNQDFLSTAFTWYKKGYFEYFSFLFIHIFLYYPSWLILFFVVKSENKKRTLRLIKIFNNCFKQLIFDIPKYKNNYGARKNFLRYK; encoded by the coding sequence ATGGAACTTTCAATTATAATTATTAATTACAATACATTTGAGCTAACATGCCAATGTATTGATTCTATATATAAAGAAACAAAAGGTGTTACCTTTGAAATTATATTAGTTGATAATGCTTCTAAAGAATGTGATCCTAAATTATTTTCAGATAAATACCCTGATATAAAGTTAATTGAAAATAAAGTAAATCAAGGGTTTGGAAGAGCTAATAACAAAGGCATGGAATTAGCTAAAGGAAATTTTTTTCTGTTATTAAATTCAGATACTATTATTATAAATAATGTAGTAAATAAAGGAGTACACTATTTAAATCAGGATAAGAAAAATGGAGTTTATTCATGTCATCAAATAAATGATATTTCTTCAATTAAAGAACCTGAATATTCATTCTTTTTTAAGGACTTTTCTTTATTTTACTTATTGAAGAATATACCATTTATTCAAATAATTTATTCAAAATATTTGAATAAATCGTCTAAACAATTTTCAAAGGGTATAAATAAAGTGAATAATGTGTCTGGTGCTTTTATGCTTTTAAAACATGAGGTATTTGAAAAAACGAAAGGTTTTGATCCGGATTTTTTTCTTTACAGTGAAGAGACTGAGTGGTGCACACTTAGAATTAATAAAAAATGGAATATATTATTTTCTACAGAAGAAAAATTTATTCATTTAGAAGGTAAAAGTGGAGTTAAAGATTTTACTCTAAATCAAGATTTTCTTTCAACAGCTTTTACTTGGTATAAAAAGGGATATTTCGAATATTTTTCATTTTTATTTATTCATATATTTCTATATTATCCATCATGGTTAATTTTATTTTTTGTCGTCAAAAGTGAAAATAAAAAAAGAACATTAAGGTTGATTAAAATATTTAATAATTGTTTTAAACAATTAATATTTGATATTCCAAAATATAAAAATAATTATGGTGCTAGAAAGAATTTTTTAAGATATAAATAG
- the asnB gene encoding asparagine synthase (glutamine-hydrolyzing), producing MCGITGIISKSNEVDIKYSISKMTDKLIHRGPDGFGYYYDKNIAFGHRRLSIIDLSENGKQPMTSQCGRYTITFNGEIYNYIEIKNNLIEKGLKFKTNTDTEVLLELYAIYKEGLFQYLDGMFAFAIYDNVTKSTFCARDRFGEKPFFYTSNSEGTYFSSEMKSFWSIGIKKNPNKKRLYYYLAFEALEDPYERKSTFYEDIYELEPSYYMVLNSNGEIITKKQYWDIDLTIKNETITKEQAENRFKELLKKSVKRRLRSDVPVGTSLSGGLDSSALVYLINDLKLDGQKQLTFSARFKNHKLDESYFIDLILNDLNEIEGHSTYPTSEGFVDEIEDLFYHLEEPFGGGSIYAQWKVMQLAKNKGVTVLIDGQGADEIMGGYHGYFTAYCKELYKNDKLKYNEQITKWNKLHNLNYDLTKYDKLYTHIPKVLDFYGRKRRKYFPLDLHYLKDFNPEYLSIFKLENNPIIKNNSLKETLYNSLFKRGLHELLRHGDRNSMAFSVESRLPFLNHELIEFIFTLPNHLLINNGWTKYIMRSSLKDFLPKEIVWRKDKVGFAPPQKKWENDKRVLELKDESIAILQQENIIDKSTSFNQWNLMMAGQLYK from the coding sequence ATGTGTGGAATAACAGGTATTATAAGTAAATCAAATGAAGTTGATATAAAATATTCAATTTCAAAAATGACTGATAAACTGATTCATCGTGGACCAGATGGTTTTGGATATTATTATGACAAAAATATTGCTTTTGGTCATAGAAGGCTGTCTATTATTGACCTATCTGAAAACGGTAAACAGCCAATGACATCACAATGTGGAAGGTATACAATTACATTTAATGGTGAAATTTATAACTACATCGAGATAAAAAATAATCTAATTGAAAAAGGCCTTAAATTTAAGACAAATACGGATACCGAAGTTTTATTAGAATTATATGCAATATATAAGGAAGGTTTGTTTCAATATTTAGATGGTATGTTTGCTTTTGCAATATATGACAATGTAACAAAATCAACCTTTTGTGCTAGAGATCGTTTTGGAGAAAAGCCTTTTTTCTATACAAGTAATTCTGAGGGAACCTATTTTTCATCAGAGATGAAATCATTTTGGTCAATTGGAATAAAAAAAAATCCAAATAAAAAAAGATTATATTACTATCTAGCTTTTGAAGCCCTTGAAGACCCATATGAAAGAAAATCTACTTTTTATGAAGATATTTATGAATTGGAACCCTCTTATTATATGGTTTTAAATTCAAATGGTGAAATTATAACTAAGAAACAATATTGGGATATTGATTTAACAATAAAAAATGAAACTATAACTAAAGAACAAGCAGAAAATAGATTTAAAGAATTATTAAAAAAATCTGTTAAAAGGAGATTAAGGTCTGATGTTCCTGTAGGGACAAGTTTAAGTGGAGGTTTAGATTCCAGTGCATTGGTATATTTAATTAATGATTTAAAACTAGATGGACAAAAACAATTAACTTTTTCTGCTAGGTTCAAAAATCATAAATTGGATGAAAGTTATTTTATTGATTTAATTTTAAATGATTTAAACGAAATAGAAGGTCATTCTACTTATCCTACCTCTGAAGGTTTTGTTGATGAAATTGAAGATTTATTTTATCATTTAGAAGAGCCATTTGGGGGTGGTAGTATTTATGCTCAATGGAAAGTAATGCAGCTAGCAAAAAACAAAGGCGTTACAGTTCTAATTGATGGACAAGGTGCTGATGAAATAATGGGAGGGTATCATGGTTATTTTACAGCTTATTGCAAAGAGTTATATAAGAACGATAAACTTAAGTATAATGAACAAATAACGAAATGGAATAAGTTACATAACTTAAATTATGACTTAACAAAATACGACAAACTTTATACTCATATTCCAAAAGTATTAGATTTTTATGGTCGTAAAAGAAGAAAATATTTCCCTTTAGATTTACATTATTTAAAAGATTTCAACCCTGAGTATCTATCAATTTTTAAATTAGAAAATAACCCAATAATAAAAAATAACTCATTAAAAGAGACATTATATAATTCATTATTTAAAAGAGGTTTACATGAATTATTGAGGCATGGAGATAGGAATTCAATGGCATTTTCAGTTGAATCAAGACTGCCATTTTTAAACCATGAGTTAATAGAATTTATATTCACTCTTCCTAACCATTTATTGATAAATAATGGATGGACAAAATATATTATGAGATCATCTTTAAAAGATTTTCTACCTAAAGAAATAGTTTGGAGAAAAGATAAAGTTGGCTTTGCCCCACCTCAAAAAAAATGGGAAAATGATAAAAGGGTATTAGAACTAAAAGATGAATCTATTGCAATTTTACAACAAGAAAATATAATAGATAAGTCTACATCTTTCAACCAATGGAATCTTATGATGGCAGGTCAACTTTATAAATAA
- a CDS encoding glycosyltransferase has protein sequence MKSPLINYSKISNEYDVILASGDPWYVFEIGNKIYKQQKKRTVKLIFDYRDIMTQKSNIGNEKITYGVSSPLNHFKTFWLNLKEKRLIKNVSFISTVTPVFAENIKQMINNKKEVLVVYNGFEKKVRLVKQNKPIKQILFIGSFFESQMSNLDLFIPFVIENNLIVTFVGIKKNYPSKLLNYSKKYQNIIIKDFIPKKELSELTNNTDAFLTLGYHGRSGILPVKLYEYMECGKPIIHISQEKDIISEIIKKCNCGLIFNDEEKNNFLQNLIKLNPKISEIDFYKFNNQTGILINHIENFKINEL, from the coding sequence GTGAAATCACCATTGATAAATTATTCAAAAATTTCAAATGAATATGATGTTATATTGGCTAGTGGAGATCCGTGGTATGTTTTTGAAATTGGAAATAAAATATATAAGCAACAAAAAAAAAGAACAGTAAAATTGATATTTGATTATAGAGATATCATGACTCAAAAATCAAATATAGGAAACGAAAAAATTACTTATGGAGTATCTTCACCATTAAATCATTTTAAAACATTTTGGTTAAACTTAAAAGAGAAGAGGTTAATTAAGAATGTTTCTTTTATTTCAACTGTAACACCGGTTTTTGCAGAAAATATAAAGCAAATGATTAATAATAAAAAGGAAGTATTAGTGGTGTATAATGGTTTTGAAAAAAAAGTTAGATTAGTGAAACAAAATAAACCAATAAAACAAATTTTATTTATTGGTTCTTTCTTTGAAAGCCAAATGTCAAATTTAGATTTATTTATACCATTTGTAATTGAAAATAATTTAATAGTAACTTTTGTAGGAATAAAAAAAAATTATCCAAGTAAACTATTAAATTATAGTAAAAAATATCAAAATATTATTATTAAAGATTTTATACCAAAAAAAGAATTATCGGAGTTGACAAATAATACTGATGCTTTTTTAACTTTAGGTTATCATGGAAGGTCTGGTATCCTACCTGTGAAATTATATGAGTATATGGAATGTGGTAAACCAATAATCCATATTTCTCAAGAAAAAGATATAATTTCTGAAATAATTAAAAAATGTAATTGCGGACTAATTTTTAATGATGAAGAAAAAAACAATTTTTTACAAAACTTAATTAAGTTGAACCCAAAGATAAGTGAGATTGATTTTTATAAATTTAATAATCAAACAGGCATATTAATTAATCATATAGAAAATTTCAAAATAAATGAATTATGA